The Pseudoalteromonas carrageenovora IAM 12662 DNA window TACATCGCAAAGCCAAGGTTGGAAAAAGATGTTTTTTTTAAGCCCACATGAAAAGCTAACAGCTAAGTAACTACGCCATTTTGAGATAAGCTAATAGTTAAAGGTTAACCAGATACAGCGATTAACTGTAACTAAGCTTTTTAATAAGTAAATTACATACCTTTTATCGCGGGTATTAGACTAAAGTCTATAGGTTAGATTTATTCACTTATTAGGTTTGTTTTTATCGTTTGTCGGGAAGGGTGGAAGTATCTAAAGTTAAGTTGTCGGCAACAAGTACGACTAACTAAACAGGAAGATAATCATGAAACGTACACTTTTAAAAACCATCGCTCTTGGCTCATTCTTAACTTGCTCAGCTGCTGCAATGGCTGATCAAAGTGATTACAAATTAATGGTTATTGAAGATTCAATAACAGCAGCCCCAGAATTTGAACAGCCATTTAATAGCTGTGCACTTAATGTTGAATCAAAAAAATACGATGAAGCTGAAGCGGTATGTACAAAAGCCATTGCTTTACTTAAGCAAAGCCGTGGCCCACGTTTAAAAGTACGTGAACTTACATCGTTTGCATTAAGCAACCGTGGTGTTGCACGCTTAAAAGCAAATAAAGATACTGCTGGTATTTCTGATTTATACGAAGCAGTACAAATTTCTAAAAACTCACTTGTATCTCATAATTTAACTCGCGCTAAAGAAGAACTTTCTTTGTAGGCGAAAGTTAGAAAAGCCCCAGTTAGCTAACTGGGGCTTTTTGCATTATGAGAGAAAATACTTTAGATTCCTTTAAATTGCCTATATAGCAGTAATCCCCACCCGAAATGTTAATTAATTGTTTTTCCATCTTTAGCCGTACTCGCGGCCTATTTGTAACCTATTGAATAATAGTGTTTTAAATCGCACATTAATATTGTTAGTTTCGCATCATTTTTAAAAATATATCCAATCGCAATTTTGAACAGTCGATTATATCTAAAATCGGGATTTTTCTATTTTAAGCCATTGTAAATTAAACCTTTATTAGCAACATAGAGCTTTATATTTATGTCCTTTTTATTTAAAGTAATAACAATATTGCTGATTCAGCTAGCATTAATGTTTATTTGATGTGCTCACGATTAAGTTGAGCAAGTTGTTTTTGCGCGTTAGTTACTATTTCTAATTAAAAAAACTATTTAAGTAACAGCGTTTTTTAGGGAGCTACGCAATTTTTGCGTAGGTAAAAGGATTTAAAAATGAAATTCAAATTCAATTGCGTAGTTGCGTCTTTTATTGCTGCAACTATTAGCCTTTCTGTTACCGCCGAAGATATAGAGCTTTACGTAAACCACAACGTAGAAACCGATGAAAAGCCTCGAGTTTTAATTGTATTCGATACATCTGGGAGTATGTGGAGTAAGCTTCCTAATAATGGGCCAAGAAAAATTGATGCCGCTAAAGATGCAATGACCGACTTGGTTAATAATAATGAGTCTATTGATTTTGGTCTTATGCGCTTTCAAAGTAACTATGGCGGTTATGTTATGGCTGAGATTGGTTCTTCAAGAGCTACGGTTAAAAATCAGATAAAGAGCTTACCTGCTAGTGGCAGTACACCAGTTACTGAAACATTATGGGAAGCTTATTTGTACTTAACTGGCCAACAAGTTTTATATGGGTATGAAGAATATTCAGGAGATGAAGATTTTTTAAGTAAAACTGTTACTTATGAAAAAAACCATTATAACAAAAAGAAAAAAGTAACCACTCTTACATATATTTCGCCATTCGGAACTGATTTAGACAGCGATGAACGCTGTGATAATTCTATTAACCTTATTTTAATGACGGATGGCGATCCTCAAAGTGACACTGAAAGTAATAATGATATATACCATCTTTATAAATCTAAATTTGGTTCAAACCCAAGTACAACAAGTGGAAGTTATTTAGCTGCTCTAGCACAAATAATTCACGGAACAAGTGACGTAGAAGTTGATCTGTACGATAGCACACCTGAAATTGCGGATACTGGTAGAGTCTTTACCATAGGTTTTGGCAGTGGAATGAGTACTAATGGTAAAAAGCTACTTGAAAAAACAGCTCAAGTCGGTGGCGGAGAATATTTACATGCCAATACTTCTGCAGAACTTTCAGAAAAATTAAATAGCACCATTTCTAAAATAAGAGAGGTAAACGATACCTTCTCTTCCCCAACTGTAGCGAGCAATAATGTTGATCAAACTCGTAGCCGCGAAGCTATATACTTTACAATGTTTTACCCTGAAACCGGTGCTCGCTGGGGTGGAAACTTAAAAAAGTTGGCTATGTCGGGCTCTACTATTGTTGATTCTGATGGTAATGAAGCAATAGGTGATGATGGCTTAATTAAAGAAGACGCTCGAACGTTTTGGCTGCCTACTAATAAATCAGCGGACGGTAATTTAGTAGCACAAGGTGGAGTAAACGCTTTTCTTTCTACCTTAGATGGGCAAGGTCGTAAATTATACATAGATTCAGGCGGTAGAATTGTCGATTTTACCTTCGATAAAGTAAAAGAAATTTTAAATATTGTTTCAGAAACCTTAGGCGGTTTAATACCAGGCACAGATATTTCAATTTCTCTTAACGATATTAATTGGGCAAGAGGCATAGACGTTGACGATGAAGATTCAGATGGCTCATATGTTGATCAGCGCTCTGATATTTTTGGAGATCCACTTCACTCTAAGCCTGTTTCTATAGATTACGGTGATGGTGATATACGTATCCTTGTAGGAACTAATGCCGGCTTTTTACATATGTTTAATGACAAAGGCGATAGCGTTGAAGAAGAGTGGGCTTTTACACCAGCTGAGTTATTAAAAAATATACCAGCGCTTCGCTCAAACCAAGCTAACTCTAAAGTGTACGGTATGGATGGCCCAATTAGTGTGTACTTTAATAACCAAAGCCTAAATAGCAAAGGCTTAAATGATGGTGTTGTTGACGCATCACAAGGTGATGAAGTTTGGGCGTTTGCCGGAATGCGCCGTGGTGGTAATAATTACTACGCACTTGATATCAGCACTCCAGATAAGCCAAAACAATTATGGAATAAACCCATTGTTGGAGGCTCTGAAGATTTTAAATACTTAGCTCAAACATGGTCTAAACCACAAATAGCGTACATAAAAGCGTTTGGAGATGAACCGCTATTGGTATTTGGCGCAGGCTACGATACAAATAAAGATGAAGCAATCAGAAGCGAAGACGAAACAGGACTCGGCATTTATATTGTTAAAGCGAGAACCGGTGAGAAGGTTTGGGCATTAACGCCTGAAGATAATAACTTTCAAGGAAAGCACAGTATTGCAGCTGATATTGCAACGCTTGACTCTGATTACGATGGCTATATAGACCGCTTATATGCAACAGATACTGGCGGTAATGTATGGCGTGTAGATATGCCAGGGTCAGATAAAAATGACATTTCTTATTTTAAATTAGCAGAACTTGGGAGCTCATTAGCTTCACAAGACAGGCGCTTTTTTTACAAGCCACTCGTTGCACGTACTATGTTTAGTAAAGCGAGTAAAACTACAAACGAAAATGGCGTTGAAATAACAACACGATTAGATACGCCATACGATGCAATTGTTATTGGTAGTGGCAACCGCTCAAACCCGCTTGCAACTAACGAGCAAGATCATTTGTACATGATCCGTGATGAGCATACTGTTACACAAACATTTAACTCAGAAGATAAACCTACCGCTATTGTTCCAAGCGATTTAATGCTTATGAATGACGACCCGTTTGGAAATGCATTAGATAACGTTGATGACTTTGTGGATCTAGAGGTTGACCTTGCTGGCTTTAAAGGTTGGCGTTATGAGCTTAGTAATGGCGAAAAATCGCTAGCAGCGGCAACCGTAGTTGGTGGTGTTGCCTATTTTACTTCTTTTACACCTGCGCTTGAGTCAAATAAAAACCAGTGTTCGTTAACGGGTGGCGGCGGGGCTATGTATGCATTTCACTTG harbors:
- a CDS encoding pilus assembly protein; this encodes MKFKFNCVVASFIAATISLSVTAEDIELYVNHNVETDEKPRVLIVFDTSGSMWSKLPNNGPRKIDAAKDAMTDLVNNNESIDFGLMRFQSNYGGYVMAEIGSSRATVKNQIKSLPASGSTPVTETLWEAYLYLTGQQVLYGYEEYSGDEDFLSKTVTYEKNHYNKKKKVTTLTYISPFGTDLDSDERCDNSINLILMTDGDPQSDTESNNDIYHLYKSKFGSNPSTTSGSYLAALAQIIHGTSDVEVDLYDSTPEIADTGRVFTIGFGSGMSTNGKKLLEKTAQVGGGEYLHANTSAELSEKLNSTISKIREVNDTFSSPTVASNNVDQTRSREAIYFTMFYPETGARWGGNLKKLAMSGSTIVDSDGNEAIGDDGLIKEDARTFWLPTNKSADGNLVAQGGVNAFLSTLDGQGRKLYIDSGGRIVDFTFDKVKEILNIVSETLGGLIPGTDISISLNDINWARGIDVDDEDSDGSYVDQRSDIFGDPLHSKPVSIDYGDGDIRILVGTNAGFLHMFNDKGDSVEEEWAFTPAELLKNIPALRSNQANSKVYGMDGPISVYFNNQSLNSKGLNDGVVDASQGDEVWAFAGMRRGGNNYYALDISTPDKPKQLWNKPIVGGSEDFKYLAQTWSKPQIAYIKAFGDEPLLVFGAGYDTNKDEAIRSEDETGLGIYIVKARTGEKVWALTPEDNNFQGKHSIAADIATLDSDYDGYIDRLYATDTGGNVWRVDMPGSDKNDISYFKLAELGSSLASQDRRFFYKPLVARTMFSKASKTTNENGVEITTRLDTPYDAIVIGSGNRSNPLATNEQDHLYMIRDEHTVTQTFNSEDKPTAIVPSDLMLMNDDPFGNALDNVDDFVDLEVDLAGFKGWRYELSNGEKSLAAATVVGGVAYFTSFTPALESNKNQCSLTGGGGAMYAFHLHYGTKVYDQLKFTTSYDVPDTAQLYFGEGDSCIDANNNGLCDVPTPDDGTPDDDGPDGGYEYEETIPVSQVSQFYLIGPSLTGEGAVNPIKPVEITGPGLTVVDGKVKLVNDSDTLGFGFKTQQTYIYKREEYESGDQ